A genome region from Mycolicibacterium litorale includes the following:
- a CDS encoding CaiB/BaiF CoA transferase family protein: MVMGPYCTQIMADMGADVVKVEPPEGDNTRFISVGPAPGMSGVFVNVNRGKRSVVLDLRTDDGKAALRALIAGADVFIHSMRAKAIAKLGFAYADVAALNPNIVYTNCYGYGHRGPDRDLPAYDDTIQAECGIPAVQEQLTGEANYVGTIMADKVAGLTALYATMMALFHRERTGEGQEVEVAMFETLAAFMLVEHANGAMFDPPLGPAVYPRTVAPNRRPYETKDGYIAVLIYNDKHWNAFVNAVSPVWNDELYATLERRAKQIDTVYGLVAETLKERTTDEWLALFRELEIPAAPIQSPDALFDHPHLNAVGMFETVDSPHGPVRFPGVPTWFSSTPGHVHGPAPELGADTAAVLNELGLPRAEPTVDDGNPAELVNNRSVGAQGAG; the protein is encoded by the coding sequence ATGGTCATGGGTCCCTACTGCACTCAGATCATGGCCGACATGGGAGCGGACGTCGTCAAGGTCGAGCCACCCGAAGGCGACAACACCCGGTTCATCTCGGTCGGACCCGCGCCGGGGATGAGCGGGGTGTTCGTCAACGTCAACCGCGGCAAGCGCAGCGTCGTGCTCGACCTGCGGACCGACGACGGCAAGGCGGCGCTGCGGGCACTGATCGCCGGCGCCGACGTCTTCATCCACTCGATGCGCGCCAAGGCGATCGCCAAACTCGGCTTCGCCTACGCCGATGTCGCGGCGCTGAACCCGAACATCGTCTACACCAACTGCTACGGCTACGGGCACCGCGGTCCCGACCGCGATCTGCCCGCCTACGACGACACGATCCAGGCCGAATGCGGCATCCCCGCAGTGCAGGAACAGCTGACCGGCGAGGCGAACTACGTCGGAACCATCATGGCCGACAAGGTCGCCGGGCTCACCGCGCTGTACGCCACGATGATGGCGCTGTTCCACCGGGAGCGCACCGGTGAGGGCCAGGAGGTCGAGGTCGCGATGTTCGAGACGCTGGCCGCCTTCATGCTGGTCGAACATGCCAACGGCGCCATGTTCGACCCCCCGCTCGGGCCCGCGGTGTATCCGCGGACCGTGGCGCCCAACCGCAGGCCGTACGAGACCAAGGACGGCTACATCGCGGTGCTGATCTACAACGACAAGCACTGGAACGCGTTCGTCAACGCCGTCTCACCGGTGTGGAATGACGAGTTGTACGCCACGCTCGAGCGGCGGGCGAAACAGATCGACACCGTCTACGGCCTCGTCGCCGAGACGCTCAAGGAGCGCACCACCGACGAGTGGCTGGCGTTGTTCCGGGAACTCGAGATCCCGGCCGCACCGATCCAGTCACCCGACGCGCTGTTCGACCATCCGCACCTCAACGCGGTCGGGATGTTCGAAACCGTCGACTCCCCGCACGGCCCGGTGCGGTTCCCCGGTGTCCCCACCTGGTTCTCGAGCACCCCGGGACACGTCCACGGGCCAGCCCCGGAACTGGGCGCGGATACCGCGGCGGTGCTCAACGAACTCGGCCTGCCCCGCGCCGAGCCTACGGTTGATGACGGAAATCCGGCCGAACTGGTCAACAACCGTAGTGTCGGCGCCCAGGGGGCCGGATGA
- a CDS encoding acyl-CoA dehydrogenase family protein, with amino-acid sequence MSLDFDMGPAAAQLRTDLRALVKEHVPEHFLGAFTDDPADLETAQRFCRLLAERELLCLAWPAEFGGGGASIWEQTVVREEMWAHHEPRGAQYMGVNWVGPIIMRHGTEDQQRRHLPPIARGEVIWCQGFSEPEAGSDLASLRTTARRDDDGWLVNGQKIWTSYATMAQWCFLLARTSKVGSEAAPKKQNGLTIFLVRMDDPAIQVRPIRTMLGPHHLNEVFFDDLRVTDADVLGTVDNGWSIVGDVMAFERVGIARYARCERLLAAAPTVLADRWDDLPEELRGRWVRMLAHCRRARLMAYRVVSLQHSGRIQPGDAAAYRIAVTRLDQDSAEVLMDIAAEVSHDAPRSAWFLGEVEDHWRYSQAATVSSGSIEMQRILLSRALLAAAR; translated from the coding sequence ATGAGCCTCGACTTCGACATGGGCCCCGCCGCCGCACAGCTGCGCACCGACCTGCGGGCGCTGGTCAAAGAGCATGTCCCCGAACACTTCCTCGGCGCGTTCACCGACGACCCGGCCGATCTCGAGACCGCGCAACGGTTCTGCCGCCTGCTCGCGGAGCGCGAGTTGCTGTGCCTGGCGTGGCCGGCGGAGTTCGGCGGCGGGGGAGCGTCGATCTGGGAGCAGACCGTCGTCCGCGAAGAGATGTGGGCACACCACGAACCGCGCGGCGCCCAGTACATGGGCGTCAACTGGGTCGGGCCGATCATCATGCGCCACGGCACCGAAGATCAGCAGCGCAGGCATCTGCCGCCGATCGCGCGCGGTGAGGTGATCTGGTGCCAGGGGTTCTCCGAACCCGAGGCGGGGTCGGACCTGGCGTCGCTGCGCACCACGGCGCGACGCGACGACGACGGTTGGCTGGTCAACGGGCAGAAGATCTGGACGTCCTACGCGACGATGGCGCAGTGGTGCTTCCTGCTGGCCCGCACGTCGAAGGTGGGATCGGAGGCAGCCCCGAAGAAACAGAACGGCCTGACGATCTTCCTGGTGCGGATGGACGATCCGGCGATCCAGGTCCGGCCGATCCGCACCATGCTGGGCCCGCATCACCTCAACGAGGTGTTCTTCGACGATCTGCGGGTCACCGACGCCGACGTGCTCGGCACCGTCGACAACGGCTGGTCGATCGTGGGCGATGTGATGGCGTTCGAACGGGTGGGCATCGCCCGCTACGCGCGGTGCGAACGTCTTCTCGCCGCTGCGCCAACGGTTCTCGCGGACCGGTGGGACGACCTGCCCGAGGAGTTGCGCGGCCGATGGGTGCGCATGCTCGCGCACTGCCGCCGGGCTCGCCTGATGGCCTACCGGGTGGTGTCGCTGCAGCACAGCGGTCGCATCCAGCCCGGGGACGCCGCCGCATACCGCATCGCGGTCACCAGACTGGACCAGGACAGCGCGGAGGTGCTGATGGACATCGCCGCCGAGGTGTCCCACGACGCCCCCCGATCGGCGTGGTTTCTCGGCGAGGTCGAGGACCACTGGCGGTACTCGCAGGCCGCGACCGTGTCGTCGGGCAGCATCGAGATGCAGCGCATCCTGCTCTCGCGAGCCCTGCTGGCGGCGGCCCGATGA
- a CDS encoding acyl-CoA dehydrogenase family protein produces MILDLGDDAAEYGRQALRAFDAAGGDLLVQHAEAKPAERESLVGPVLAELGAWDLDVRADAEQLEAAAALCRSAGHWALPYPVAERLARPDDLDADGLLVVAGSRPAGTLAGLESRWAAVALNGHRSMVTGQGPGGPAFVTDVELAAVDDAGTEDVALGLTLPCWTLLGMLDRAIELTTAHVTLRKQFGQTLSSFQGVQFQLTDAEVERSGVDILAKYALWSIATGRPEALDDALALRMAVIEAADVVFRVCHQLHGAVGFCDETTLSWLSRHSQPLRRLPLGLSATRAQLTRSAGPRGLTGLYA; encoded by the coding sequence ATGATCCTCGATCTCGGCGACGACGCCGCAGAGTACGGGCGCCAGGCCCTGCGGGCGTTCGATGCCGCCGGCGGTGACCTGCTCGTGCAGCACGCGGAAGCCAAACCGGCGGAACGCGAATCGCTCGTCGGCCCGGTGCTGGCCGAACTCGGCGCCTGGGACCTCGACGTCCGCGCCGACGCCGAACAATTGGAGGCGGCCGCGGCGTTGTGCCGCAGCGCCGGCCACTGGGCGCTGCCGTACCCGGTCGCCGAACGGCTCGCCCGACCCGACGACCTCGACGCGGACGGGTTGCTCGTCGTCGCGGGCAGCCGCCCGGCCGGAACGCTGGCAGGCCTCGAATCCCGTTGGGCGGCAGTGGCACTGAACGGGCACCGCAGTATGGTGACGGGGCAGGGTCCAGGCGGTCCGGCGTTCGTCACCGATGTGGAACTAGCCGCGGTCGACGACGCCGGGACGGAAGACGTCGCGCTCGGGCTCACGCTGCCGTGCTGGACGCTGCTCGGTATGCTCGACCGGGCGATCGAGCTCACCACGGCACACGTCACGCTGCGCAAACAGTTCGGCCAGACGCTGTCGTCGTTCCAGGGCGTGCAGTTCCAGCTGACCGACGCGGAGGTCGAACGCAGCGGGGTCGACATCCTGGCGAAGTACGCGCTGTGGAGCATCGCCACCGGCCGCCCCGAAGCGCTCGACGATGCGCTGGCCCTCCGGATGGCGGTGATCGAGGCCGCCGACGTCGTGTTCCGCGTATGCCACCAGCTGCACGGCGCGGTCGGCTTCTGTGACGAGACGACACTGTCCTGGCTGTCACGCCACAGCCAACCGCTGCGCCGCCTGCCGCTCGGCCTGTCGGCCACCCGCGCGCAGCTCACGCGCAGCGCCGGCCCGCGGGGGCTGACGGGGCTGTACGCATGA
- a CDS encoding Gfo/Idh/MocA family protein: MRVLVIGTGFGKHAAAPAYESAGFEVEVVSPRDDAAIRRGLASGIDLVSVHSPPFLHLDHVAAALDAGHAVLCDKPFGRTADEAEEMVERARNAGVLHFLNFEFRCRESWARVKELAEAGAIGTLTHLSWNWFGSGLRGRRFGWINDADLGGGWIGAYGSHLIDYTRWLLGGEIVDCGGVTRIDEPIHPDADGVLKQATAEDAYAAWFLLDNGATAAHDTGFATATPTTPRAVLLGTDGSIELTADTRLVLRTADGDPQTVEFDRPGRPDPALTTFFTQIAEALRTGAQISPSFDDGLAVARVMERLRVST, translated from the coding sequence ATGAGGGTCCTCGTCATCGGTACCGGTTTCGGCAAGCACGCCGCCGCCCCGGCGTACGAGAGCGCCGGATTCGAGGTGGAGGTCGTCAGCCCCCGCGACGATGCCGCGATCCGGCGAGGCCTCGCATCGGGTATCGACCTGGTGTCGGTGCATTCGCCGCCCTTCCTGCACCTCGACCACGTCGCCGCCGCGCTCGACGCCGGGCATGCGGTGTTGTGCGACAAGCCGTTCGGCCGCACGGCCGACGAGGCCGAAGAGATGGTCGAACGCGCCCGCAACGCCGGTGTCCTGCACTTCCTCAACTTCGAGTTCCGGTGCCGTGAATCATGGGCGCGAGTCAAGGAACTCGCCGAAGCCGGGGCCATCGGCACCCTCACCCACCTGAGCTGGAATTGGTTCGGCAGCGGGCTGCGCGGGCGCCGGTTCGGGTGGATCAACGACGCGGATCTCGGTGGCGGCTGGATCGGCGCCTACGGCTCGCATCTGATCGACTACACCCGCTGGCTGTTGGGCGGCGAGATCGTCGACTGCGGTGGCGTCACCCGCATCGACGAGCCGATCCATCCGGACGCCGACGGGGTGCTCAAGCAGGCCACCGCCGAAGACGCCTACGCCGCCTGGTTTCTGCTGGACAACGGCGCCACCGCGGCGCACGACACCGGATTCGCGACCGCGACGCCCACGACTCCGCGCGCGGTGCTGCTGGGCACCGACGGCTCGATCGAGCTGACCGCCGACACCAGGCTGGTGCTGCGCACCGCCGACGGTGATCCGCAGACCGTCGAATTCGACCGCCCCGGACGGCCCGACCCCGCGTTGACGACCTTCTTCACCCAGATCGCCGAGGCGCTGCGGACCGGCGCGCAGATCTCGCCGTCGTTCGACGACGGACTCGCCGTGGCGCGGGTGATGGAGCGACTGCGAGTGTCGACATGA
- a CDS encoding acyl-CoA dehydrogenase family protein has translation MSVKDFRSEVRAWCAEHIPADWRQRQTGVTDEEFVRFQKAWFAELHSAGYAVPHWPAEWGGGLSVAEQIVLYQELAAHDAPRLVLAFVGIHHAASTLLVAGTEDQRRRHLPAILDGEIWVQGFSEPEAGSDLASLRTTARRDGDTFIVNGQKLWASGGMHADWCLLLARTDPAAPKRRGISYFLLDMTTPGVEVRPIRNAVGDSHFCEIFLSDVVVPAANLVGAENTGWQVAQATLGAERGMTMLELAERLANAGFRRLVQHSPVDDPIVADRLAQFECEITGLRGLCRKVVENTDPGPADASIVKLYYSELLQRLTDFAAETVGLVTHTELSKPMSSGWESGSWLLDFIGSWEWTIPGGSSEIQRTIIGERGLGLPREPSAV, from the coding sequence ATGAGCGTCAAGGACTTTCGAAGCGAGGTGCGCGCCTGGTGCGCCGAGCACATCCCGGCCGACTGGCGACAGCGGCAGACCGGGGTGACCGACGAGGAGTTCGTCCGCTTCCAGAAGGCGTGGTTCGCCGAACTGCACAGCGCCGGCTACGCGGTCCCGCACTGGCCGGCCGAATGGGGTGGCGGGCTCTCGGTGGCCGAGCAGATCGTGCTGTACCAGGAGTTGGCGGCCCACGACGCGCCCCGGCTGGTGCTGGCGTTCGTCGGCATCCACCACGCCGCGTCGACGCTTTTGGTCGCGGGCACCGAAGACCAACGACGCAGACACCTGCCCGCGATCCTGGACGGCGAGATCTGGGTGCAGGGATTCTCCGAACCCGAGGCGGGCTCCGATCTCGCGAGCCTGCGCACCACCGCCCGCCGCGACGGTGACACGTTCATCGTCAACGGCCAGAAGCTCTGGGCCAGCGGCGGTATGCACGCCGACTGGTGCCTGCTGCTGGCCCGCACGGACCCCGCGGCCCCCAAACGCAGAGGCATCTCCTACTTCCTGCTCGACATGACCACACCGGGTGTCGAGGTGCGGCCGATCCGCAACGCCGTCGGCGACTCCCACTTCTGCGAGATCTTCCTCAGCGACGTCGTGGTGCCTGCCGCCAACCTGGTCGGCGCCGAGAACACCGGCTGGCAGGTCGCGCAGGCCACCCTGGGCGCCGAACGCGGCATGACGATGCTGGAGTTGGCCGAACGCCTCGCCAACGCGGGCTTCCGCCGACTGGTGCAGCACAGTCCGGTCGACGATCCGATCGTCGCCGATCGGTTGGCGCAGTTCGAATGTGAGATCACCGGGCTGCGCGGACTGTGCCGCAAGGTCGTCGAGAACACCGATCCCGGGCCCGCCGACGCCTCGATCGTCAAGCTCTACTACAGCGAGCTGTTGCAGCGGCTCACCGACTTCGCCGCCGAGACCGTTGGCCTCGTCACGCACACAGAGCTGTCGAAGCCGATGTCGAGCGGATGGGAGTCCGGGTCCTGGTTGCTGGACTTCATCGGCTCCTGGGAATGGACGATCCCGGGCGGGTCCAGTGAGATCCAGCGCACCATCATCGGCGAACGCGGCCTCGGCCTGCCTCGGGAACCGAGCGCGGTGTGA
- a CDS encoding acyl-CoA dehydrogenase family protein has translation MTGFREFHDELRSVAGDLLAKDGAVDWPVLAGAGWTGLEVPEHLGGAGATFAETAVICAEIGRAAGTTDHLGSAVLAVGALNLLTPSRIRDELLAGTAAGTVRSAVVIDGFSHQDGRVRGRAEFVPDAVGADRLLLLAGDVLVEAVPTVTPQPVLDETRRLAVVTAAGVEVTNVLPVGPHAARTLRDRAAVAIACDSLGLAEAMLSATVEYAKVRHQFGRPIGSFQAVKHACADMLVQIEVCRQLVEAAVDAVATDSGDVTTAAAMAKSHVCSAAVGIAGKAMQLHGGIGYTWESGIHVYLKRAALNRSMFGSPAAHRRQLARRYGN, from the coding sequence ATGACCGGCTTCAGGGAATTCCACGACGAACTGCGTTCGGTGGCAGGCGATCTGCTGGCCAAGGACGGCGCGGTCGACTGGCCGGTGCTCGCCGGCGCCGGCTGGACCGGTCTCGAGGTGCCCGAACACCTCGGCGGCGCCGGGGCGACGTTCGCCGAGACCGCCGTGATCTGCGCCGAGATCGGCCGAGCCGCCGGTACCACCGACCACCTTGGCAGCGCGGTGCTCGCCGTCGGTGCGTTGAATCTCCTAACGCCCAGTCGGATTCGTGACGAGCTCCTGGCCGGCACCGCGGCGGGCACCGTCCGCAGCGCGGTCGTCATCGACGGGTTCTCGCACCAGGACGGGCGGGTGCGCGGGCGCGCCGAGTTCGTGCCCGACGCCGTAGGGGCCGACCGCCTGCTGCTGCTCGCCGGCGACGTCCTCGTCGAGGCGGTCCCCACCGTGACGCCGCAGCCGGTGCTCGACGAGACGCGGCGGCTGGCCGTCGTCACCGCCGCCGGCGTCGAGGTCACCAACGTACTGCCGGTCGGCCCCCACGCCGCCCGGACGCTGCGGGACCGCGCCGCGGTCGCGATCGCCTGCGACAGCCTCGGACTCGCCGAGGCGATGCTGTCGGCGACCGTCGAGTACGCCAAGGTGCGCCACCAGTTCGGCAGGCCCATCGGATCGTTCCAGGCCGTCAAACACGCCTGCGCCGACATGCTGGTGCAGATCGAGGTGTGCCGCCAACTCGTCGAGGCGGCGGTCGACGCCGTCGCCACCGACTCCGGTGACGTGACAACCGCTGCCGCCATGGCCAAATCGCACGTGTGCAGCGCCGCGGTCGGCATCGCCGGCAAGGCCATGCAGCTGCACGGCGGTATCGGATACACCTGGGAGAGCGGCATCCACGTGTATCTCAAACGGGCCGCGCTCAACCGCTCCATGTTCGGATCTCCTGCGGCACACCGCAGACAACTCGCTCGACGCTATGGGAACTAA
- a CDS encoding thiamine pyrophosphate-binding protein: MGVPVYKRILDLFEAEGVNTLFGIPDPNFVHMFTEADARGWSVVAPHHELSAGFMAEAASRMTGKPGLCIGTLGPGVANIAGAMMCALVENSPVIFLGGQRARITERRVRRGRIQFVQQEGLFAPSVKYSSSIEYADQTDEIIREAIRRSMSGTPGPSYIEFPSHVILEELDVPDPLPPNRYRLVNQGAGEREVAEAVELIRAATNPILLVGHGVHTSRTQEQVRELAELMACPVIQTSGGTSYIPGLEDRTFPYLFSPAANEAVEQSDLCVALGTELGEPMHYGRTQHWAGNDANRKWVYVEQDPAAIGVNRQFDVPLVGDLRGVVPQLVAALRDTPRSASPNLASLIEADATEIARVADEAPAGRTPVHPARFVVEATKAFNEYAEDGIMVRDGGATVIFQWTYSQAKPRDVIWNQNFGHLGTGLPYAVGASVAEGRKRPVMLLTSDSAFLFHIAELETAAREGLPLVCVVGVDHQWGLEVGVYKRTFEQPSPQPGVHWSKEVRMDKVAEGFGCHGEYVEKEDEIGPAIQRAYASGKTAVVHVCIDPKANSEEMPKYDRFRTWYAEGTQ; this comes from the coding sequence ATGGGTGTCCCCGTCTACAAACGCATCCTCGACCTGTTCGAAGCCGAGGGCGTCAACACGCTGTTCGGCATCCCCGACCCGAACTTCGTGCACATGTTCACCGAAGCCGACGCCCGCGGCTGGTCGGTGGTGGCGCCGCACCATGAGCTGAGCGCCGGCTTCATGGCAGAGGCGGCGTCGCGAATGACCGGCAAGCCGGGGTTGTGCATCGGCACGCTGGGGCCGGGTGTCGCGAACATCGCCGGTGCGATGATGTGCGCGCTGGTGGAGAACTCGCCGGTGATCTTTCTCGGCGGTCAGCGCGCCCGCATCACCGAGCGGCGGGTGCGCCGCGGACGCATCCAATTCGTCCAACAGGAGGGGCTTTTCGCGCCATCGGTCAAGTACAGCAGCTCGATCGAGTATGCCGACCAGACCGACGAGATCATCCGCGAGGCGATCCGCCGCTCGATGTCGGGAACCCCGGGACCCAGCTACATCGAGTTCCCGTCGCACGTCATCCTCGAAGAACTCGACGTGCCGGACCCGTTGCCACCCAATCGCTATCGGCTCGTCAACCAGGGGGCGGGGGAGCGGGAGGTCGCCGAGGCGGTCGAACTGATCCGCGCGGCGACGAACCCGATCCTGCTGGTGGGTCACGGCGTGCACACCTCACGCACGCAGGAGCAGGTCAGGGAGCTCGCCGAACTCATGGCCTGCCCGGTGATCCAGACCTCCGGCGGCACCTCCTACATCCCCGGTCTCGAGGACCGCACGTTCCCGTACCTGTTCTCGCCGGCAGCCAACGAGGCCGTCGAACAGTCCGATCTGTGCGTGGCGCTGGGGACCGAGCTCGGCGAGCCCATGCACTACGGCCGCACCCAGCACTGGGCGGGTAACGACGCCAACCGCAAATGGGTGTACGTCGAGCAGGATCCCGCCGCGATCGGCGTCAACCGGCAGTTCGACGTGCCGCTGGTCGGCGACCTGCGCGGGGTGGTGCCGCAGCTGGTCGCGGCGTTGCGCGACACCCCGCGCAGCGCGTCGCCGAACCTGGCCTCCCTGATCGAGGCCGACGCCACCGAGATCGCGAGGGTGGCCGACGAGGCCCCGGCCGGTCGCACCCCGGTGCACCCCGCCCGGTTCGTCGTCGAGGCGACCAAGGCGTTCAACGAGTACGCCGAGGACGGCATCATGGTCCGCGACGGCGGCGCCACCGTGATCTTCCAGTGGACCTATTCACAGGCCAAACCGCGCGACGTGATCTGGAATCAGAACTTCGGCCACCTCGGCACCGGTCTGCCGTACGCGGTCGGCGCGTCGGTCGCCGAGGGACGCAAGCGGCCGGTGATGCTGCTGACCAGCGATTCGGCGTTCCTGTTCCACATCGCCGAACTGGAGACCGCCGCCCGCGAAGGGCTGCCGCTGGTGTGCGTGGTCGGTGTCGATCACCAGTGGGGTCTCGAAGTCGGCGTCTACAAGCGGACTTTCGAGCAGCCGTCACCCCAACCCGGGGTGCACTGGAGCAAAGAGGTCCGGATGGACAAGGTCGCCGAGGGCTTCGGCTGTCACGGCGAGTACGTCGAGAAGGAGGACGAGATCGGTCCGGCCATCCAGCGCGCCTACGCCAGCGGCAAGACCGCCGTCGTCCACGTCTGCATCGACCCGAAGGCGAACTCCGAGGAGATGCCGAAGTACGACCGATTCCGCACCTGGTACGCCGAAGGCACCCAGTAG
- a CDS encoding aldehyde dehydrogenase family protein has translation MREYLKFYIDGQWVEPLRPNTLEVDNPTTEEVSGKIALGSSADVDLAVSAARRAFATWSQSTREERLDLLQAILAEYQKRAGDLADAVNEEMGAPASLASGPQVNLGLGHLMTAIDVLKNYEFEEQHGSTLVVKEPVGVCGLITPWNWPINQIACKVYPALATGCTMVLKPSEVAPYSAQIFTEIIDAAGVPAGVYNLVYGDGPGVGAPLSSHPDVDMVSFTGSTRAGIEVARNAAPTVKRVTQELGGKSPNIVLDDEDFAKSVAAGVSVMMMNSGQSCNAPSRMLVPNSRMDEAIEIAKQTAGAVKVGDPSDKTAIGPVASKAQFDKIQGLIQKGIDEGATVAIGGPGRPDGLEKGYYVKPTVFAHVRNDMTIAREEIFGPVLCILGYDDLDEAIEIANDTEYGLAGYVSAADLDTARQVARRIRAGSVAINHGFDMGAPFGGYKRSGNGREWGQFAFDEFLEIKAALGYAPETSA, from the coding sequence ATGCGTGAGTATCTGAAGTTCTACATCGACGGCCAGTGGGTCGAGCCGCTGCGTCCGAACACCCTCGAGGTCGACAACCCGACCACCGAAGAGGTCTCCGGCAAGATCGCGCTGGGCTCCTCGGCCGATGTCGATCTGGCGGTCAGCGCGGCCCGGCGCGCGTTCGCGACCTGGTCGCAGTCCACCCGCGAGGAGCGGCTCGACCTGCTGCAGGCCATCCTGGCCGAGTACCAGAAGCGGGCAGGTGACCTCGCCGACGCGGTGAACGAGGAGATGGGCGCGCCGGCGTCGCTGGCATCGGGTCCGCAGGTGAACCTGGGGTTGGGACACCTGATGACGGCCATCGACGTGCTGAAGAATTACGAGTTCGAGGAGCAGCACGGGTCCACGCTGGTGGTGAAGGAACCGGTCGGCGTCTGCGGGCTGATCACCCCGTGGAACTGGCCGATCAACCAGATCGCGTGCAAGGTGTACCCGGCGCTGGCCACCGGGTGCACGATGGTGCTCAAACCGTCGGAGGTCGCCCCGTACTCGGCGCAGATCTTCACCGAGATCATCGACGCCGCAGGCGTTCCCGCGGGCGTGTACAACCTGGTCTACGGCGACGGACCCGGCGTCGGCGCACCGCTGTCCAGCCACCCCGACGTCGACATGGTGTCGTTCACCGGTTCGACACGCGCCGGGATCGAGGTCGCGCGCAACGCGGCGCCGACCGTCAAGCGGGTGACGCAGGAACTCGGCGGGAAGAGTCCCAACATCGTGCTCGACGACGAGGACTTCGCCAAGAGCGTGGCCGCCGGAGTCAGCGTGATGATGATGAACAGCGGTCAGAGCTGTAATGCGCCGTCGCGCATGCTGGTGCCGAACTCACGGATGGACGAGGCCATCGAGATCGCCAAGCAGACCGCCGGTGCGGTCAAGGTCGGCGACCCGAGCGACAAGACCGCGATCGGCCCGGTGGCGTCCAAGGCCCAGTTCGACAAGATCCAGGGCCTGATCCAGAAAGGGATCGACGAGGGGGCGACGGTCGCGATCGGCGGCCCCGGGCGCCCCGACGGTCTCGAGAAGGGTTACTACGTCAAGCCGACGGTGTTCGCACATGTCAGAAACGACATGACGATCGCGCGTGAGGAGATCTTCGGGCCGGTGCTGTGCATCCTCGGGTACGACGATCTCGACGAGGCGATCGAGATCGCCAACGACACCGAGTACGGGTTGGCGGGCTACGTGTCGGCGGCCGACCTGGACACGGCCCGTCAGGTGGCGCGCCGGATCCGCGCGGGTTCGGTGGCGATCAACCACGGCTTCGACATGGGCGCCCCGTTCGGCGGCTACAAGCGCAGCGGCAACGGCCGCGAGTGGGGTCAGTTCGCGTTCGACGAGTTCCTCGAGATCAAGGCCGCGCTCGGCTACGCGCCCGAGACCTCTGCCTGA
- a CDS encoding amidohydrolase family protein, with protein sequence MATGRYEYGIDFAHVDAVDFHTHVEVDGHGHRAYDDALVEATAAYFRLEAGALSSVDALADQYRRHNTAAVVFTIDARTAMRHVPNSIEDLIAGAVRNNDVLIPFGSVDPWHERRAVHRVHELVRDYGVKGFKFHPSMQAFEPNDRRFYPIYEAIAGAGVPALFHTGQTGMGAGLPGGHGIKLRYSDPMLLDDVAADFPELTIVMAHPAVPWVDAQISIASHKANVFIDLSGWSPKYFPPQLVAAIGRQLRTKVLFGTDYPYIQLDRWRRDFDALGVDPAVRRLVFKDNALRVLGLTG encoded by the coding sequence ATGGCGACCGGACGATACGAATACGGCATCGATTTCGCCCACGTCGACGCGGTCGACTTCCACACCCATGTCGAGGTCGACGGCCACGGCCACCGCGCCTACGACGATGCGCTGGTCGAGGCGACCGCCGCGTACTTCAGGCTGGAGGCCGGCGCACTGTCGAGCGTCGACGCGCTGGCCGATCAGTACCGGCGCCACAACACCGCCGCGGTGGTGTTCACGATCGACGCCCGCACCGCGATGCGCCACGTCCCGAACTCGATCGAAGACCTCATCGCCGGCGCGGTGCGCAACAACGACGTGCTGATCCCGTTCGGCAGTGTCGACCCGTGGCACGAACGGCGTGCCGTGCACCGGGTGCACGAACTGGTGCGCGACTACGGCGTCAAGGGTTTCAAGTTCCATCCGAGCATGCAGGCCTTCGAGCCCAACGACCGCCGCTTCTATCCGATCTACGAGGCGATCGCCGGTGCCGGAGTGCCCGCGCTGTTCCACACGGGGCAGACAGGGATGGGGGCCGGGCTGCCCGGCGGGCACGGCATCAAACTGCGGTACTCCGACCCGATGCTGCTCGACGACGTGGCGGCCGACTTCCCTGAGCTGACGATCGTGATGGCCCACCCCGCGGTGCCGTGGGTGGACGCGCAGATCTCGATCGCCTCGCACAAGGCCAACGTCTTCATCGACCTGTCGGGCTGGAGCCCCAAGTACTTCCCGCCGCAGCTGGTCGCCGCGATCGGTCGGCAACTACGCACGAAGGTGCTGTTCGGCACCGATTACCCGTACATCCAGCTCGACCGGTGGCGGCGCGACTTCGACGCACTCGGGGTGGACCCCGCGGTGCGCCGCCTCGTGTTCAAGGACAACGCGCTGCGGGTGCTCGGCCTGACCGGCTAG
- a CDS encoding L-rhamnose mutarotase, whose product MAETTERVCFLLQLKRDRIDDYLAAHEHVWPEMLEALRQAGWRNYSLFLRAEDGLVVGYFETDDHAAATAAMAATEVNDRWQATMADYFDSRPDHAMRVLPSYFHLP is encoded by the coding sequence ATGGCGGAGACGACCGAGCGCGTCTGCTTCCTGCTCCAGCTCAAGCGTGACCGCATCGACGACTACCTCGCCGCGCACGAGCACGTGTGGCCGGAGATGCTGGAAGCCCTGCGCCAGGCCGGATGGCGCAACTACTCGCTGTTCCTGCGCGCCGAGGACGGTCTGGTGGTCGGCTACTTCGAAACCGACGATCACGCCGCCGCCACCGCGGCCATGGCCGCCACCGAGGTCAACGACCGGTGGCAGGCGACCATGGCCGACTACTTCGACAGCAGACCGGATCACGCGATGCGTGTGCTGCCGTCGTACTTCCACCTACCCTGA